A DNA window from Brassica napus cultivar Da-Ae chromosome C1, Da-Ae, whole genome shotgun sequence contains the following coding sequences:
- the LOC125580600 gene encoding uncharacterized protein LOC125580600 yields MDAMDASRFCRILEAASVFDLCDLAQRLIRVGVHLLASDPEGHRVLVLFCNRAYELSRDADLISIYDELTKNRQELGQSLLNELGLESIILVTDYSGNNKHFAGLIQGDLLVRLMMTSVDVKPLITFISSEKVGFGARQPLLATISNNILLLSNHEKGSKNLSGLISVACDEDLHSLFDGFTSNLQDFGQALLNKQGRETIFLVTDKGGKNQQFAGLIQGELLMRFLKNDDDVKPLISFITSEKVGFQARQPLLATISGNIISLSSHFKAYKNLCDLITVSSMEFNFSLVQAIQEHLVAISKLKYGNHVVQSLICLQNEASKLAIASLKGTLMILSKIAYSHFVVQSIFRNSDDMTVLDCFKEINLEELVTNPNGHFVHQSIVRRFETLDIELCRNICSEIVSRKFDFELHDPGYQVFLTCKSVLRKIGN; encoded by the exons ATGGACGCAATGGATGCATCTAGGTTCTGCCGAATCCTGGAGGCAGCTTCGGTATTCGATCTCTGCGACCTAGCGCAACGGCTAATTCGAGTTGGTGTTCATCTCCTCGCGAGCGATCCAGAAGGCCATCGAGTTCTGGTGCTCTTCTGCAACAGAGCTTATGAACTCTCACGCGATGCAGATCTGATCTCGATATACGATGAATTGACAAAAAATCGTCAAGAATTGGGACAAAGTCTTCTCAACGAGCTTGG GCTGGAGAGTATAATCTTGGTGACTGACTACTCTGGGAACAACAAGCATTTTGCCGGTTTGATTCAAGGAGATCTCTTAGTTAGATTGATGATGACTTCTGTTGATGTTAAGCCGTTGATTACTTTCATTTCATCAGAGAAAGTTGGTTTCGGAGCTCGTCAG CCTCTTCTAGCTACCATATCAAACAACATTTTGCTTCTATCAAACCATGAGAAAGGTTCTAAAAACTTAAGCGGCTTAATCTCTGTTGCCTGCGATGAAGATTTACACTCGTTGTTTGATGGATTCACAAGTAATCTTCAAGATTTCGGACAGGCTTTACTCAACAAACAAGG gCGTGAGACTATATTCTTAGTGACTGACAAGGGTGGGAAGAACCAGCAATTTGCTGGTTTGATTCAGGGAGAGCTCTTAATGAGATTTTTGaagaatgatgatgatgttaaGCCTCTTATTTCTTTCATTACATCCGAGAAAGTTGGATTCCAAGCTCGTCAG ccgCTTCTAGCCACCATCTCAGGCAACATCATTTCTCTATCAAGCCATTTTAAAGCCTATAAGAACCTGTGTGACTTGATCACTGTTTCTTCCATGGAGTTTAACTTCTCTCTTGTTCAAGCAATTCAGGAACATCTTGTGGCTATCTCTAAGCTCAAATATGG GAACCATGTTGTTCAGAGTCTCATTTGTCTTCAAAACGAAGCTTCTAAGCTTGCCATTGCGTCTTTGAAGGGCACTCTGATGATTCTTTCCAAAATTGCATATTCTCACTTTGTTGTACAGAGTATTTTCCGTAACAGCGATGACATGACCGTTCTTGATTGCTTCAAAGAGATCAACCTTGAAGAATTGGTGACAAACCCCAATGGCCACTTTGTTCATCAAAGCATCGTAAGGAGGTTTGAAACTCTTGATATTGAGCTTTGCAGAAACATTTGCTCTGAAATTGTGTCCAGAAAGTTTGATTTTGAGCTTCATGATCCTGGATACCAAGTGTTCCTTACATGCAAAAGCGTGCTGCGCAAGATAG GAAACTGA